In Janibacter cremeus, a genomic segment contains:
- a CDS encoding NADH-quinone oxidoreductase subunit M, whose amino-acid sequence MIALACALPLLTGVVLLGGGRQMPTRTAAAGTGIGASLVTLVLVAVAWTTDAVVDIAWLPALGLRLHLGLDGISAPLAVLAALVTAAACVTTLAERPRSGSASTFVGCIMLTLAGAVATFAAKDALLFVVAFEFVLVPVWVLITRFGDERDPQARREAGARFVLYTGTGSTLMLLGVLLLVARAGTADLAALGAARGDGLDAGPQLVIAVLLTLGLAVKIPVWPLHSWLPLAHTTAPTAGSMLLAAVLLKMGTYGLVRLPLATVPDGFARIAPVLAVCGVIGIVWGGLVCLVERELKRLIAWSSIAHMGFVALALATGTATGVTAALYGNLAHGLISALLFLVVGGLKHRWGGDDLRIPRPALREHAPRTGLLLLTGLAAGLGLPGLAGFWGEYPAIIAAMNPGAGRSTALFAACAAVAAVGAVLAAAYALRVARLVWLGEGYPEAPTGPETDAGPATRSDVESGGPARTRALPVAESDIAGAGQHGELSRAESVPGAVLALAVLVLGIAPVLVLVVTEPALAAVVTR is encoded by the coding sequence GTGATCGCACTGGCCTGCGCCCTCCCGCTGCTCACGGGCGTCGTCCTGCTCGGCGGCGGAAGGCAGATGCCCACCCGCACCGCCGCCGCCGGGACCGGGATCGGGGCGTCGCTCGTGACGCTCGTCCTCGTCGCCGTCGCCTGGACCACCGACGCCGTCGTCGACATCGCCTGGCTGCCTGCCCTCGGCCTGCGACTGCACCTCGGTCTCGACGGCATCAGCGCTCCCCTGGCCGTGCTGGCGGCGCTGGTCACCGCAGCCGCGTGCGTGACCACCCTCGCCGAGAGGCCCCGCAGTGGCAGTGCGTCGACCTTCGTCGGGTGCATCATGCTCACCCTCGCCGGTGCCGTGGCGACCTTCGCCGCCAAGGACGCCCTCCTCTTCGTCGTCGCCTTCGAGTTCGTTCTCGTGCCGGTGTGGGTGCTCATCACCCGCTTCGGCGACGAGCGCGACCCGCAGGCCCGGCGGGAGGCGGGCGCGCGCTTCGTCCTCTACACCGGGACCGGATCCACGCTCATGCTCCTCGGTGTGCTGCTGCTCGTCGCCCGGGCCGGCACCGCCGACCTCGCTGCCCTCGGCGCCGCCCGGGGCGACGGGCTCGACGCCGGCCCGCAGCTGGTCATCGCCGTCCTGCTCACCCTCGGCCTGGCGGTCAAGATCCCCGTGTGGCCGCTGCACTCGTGGCTGCCGCTGGCCCACACCACCGCCCCGACGGCGGGCTCGATGCTGCTCGCCGCGGTGCTGCTGAAGATGGGGACCTACGGGCTCGTCCGACTGCCCCTGGCGACGGTGCCCGACGGCTTCGCCCGCATCGCCCCCGTGCTCGCGGTCTGCGGGGTCATCGGCATCGTCTGGGGCGGTCTCGTCTGCCTCGTCGAGCGGGAGCTGAAGCGCCTGATCGCCTGGTCGTCGATCGCCCACATGGGCTTCGTCGCCCTCGCCCTGGCCACCGGGACGGCCACCGGCGTGACTGCCGCGTTGTACGGCAACCTTGCCCACGGCTTGATCTCGGCGCTGCTCTTCCTCGTCGTCGGGGGGCTGAAGCACCGCTGGGGCGGTGACGACCTGCGCATCCCGCGCCCGGCGCTGCGCGAGCACGCACCCCGGACCGGGTTGCTCCTGCTCACCGGTCTGGCCGCCGGCCTCGGTCTGCCGGGTCTGGCCGGCTTCTGGGGTGAGTACCCGGCCATCATCGCCGCGATGAACCCGGGCGCCGGACGTTCCACCGCACTCTTCGCAGCCTGTGCCGCGGTCGCCGCGGTCGGCGCGGTACTCGCCGCCGCCTACGCCCTGCGGGTGGCCCGTCTCGTCTGGCTCGGTGAGGGGTATCCCGAGGCGCCGACCGGACCGGAGACCGATGCCGGGCCTGCCACGCGGTCCGACGTGGAGTCCGGTGGTCCGGCGCGGACACGTGCCCTGCCCGTCGCCGAGTCCGACATC